Proteins from one Impatiens glandulifera chromosome 2, dImpGla2.1, whole genome shotgun sequence genomic window:
- the LOC124924596 gene encoding uncharacterized protein LOC124924596 produces MAKFKTDYCHSEFDLASRAYTILQFNRHFDKFNAKDLRIAMYLADIGLERWSHAFFPGKRYNQMTSNYAESFNSQSREARKYHITTLADYLRFTIQEWFNNRREKASNHKECLSHYYEKFLRDQAEKAKLYNVHPLNRFEFYVHDDESDFKVDLKGLSCSCRVFDVSGLPCTHALAAAHTHKLDAYEFCSRYYSTESWINAYAETCYLVCHHDSWNIPENIKQRVCLKPPIKVKKGQPQTKRMSSQGETRKIVGVD; encoded by the exons atggccaaatttaaaaccGATTATTGCCACTcagagtttgatttggcttctcgtgcatACACAATCTTGCAATTTAATCGGCATTTTGACAAGTTCAATGCTAAGGACCTTCGTATTGCCAtgtatttggcagatattgGGTTGGAGAGATGGAGTCATGCCTTTTTCCCtggtaaacgatacaatcaaatgacaagcaattacgcCGAGAGCTTTAATAGTCAAAGCagggaagctagaaagtatcaTATAACAACCTtagctgattatttaagattcacaatacaagaaTGGTTTaataatagaagagaaaaagcgtccaaTCACAAGGAATGTTTATCTcattattatgaaaagttcttacgtgatcaaGCTGAGAAGGCCAAATTATATAATGTCCATCCACTTAACCGATttgagttttatgtgcatgacgaTGAATCTGATTTTAAAGTTGACTTGAAAGGAttgagttgtagttgtagggtatttgatgtatctggtcttccttgcactCATGCTCTGGCTGCTGCCCATACCCATAAATTGGATGCCTATGAGTTCTGCTCAAG GTATTACTCAACTGAATCGTGGAtcaatgcatatgcggagacatgctATCTAGTTTGTCATCACGACTCTTGGAATATTCCAGAAAATATCAAGCAACGAGTGTGCCTTAAACCACCtattaaggttaagaaagggcagccacaaacaaagcgtatgTCATCCCAAGGTGAGACTCGTAAG ATTGTTGGCGTTGATTAA